In a single window of the Pseudomonas oryzihabitans genome:
- the rlmD gene encoding 23S rRNA (uracil(1939)-C(5))-methyltransferase RlmD, whose protein sequence is MTRAKRGGGGLRFQPAGGARSVAVPTGKRQVLGIDRLSNDGRGIGHEGGRTWFVAGALPGERVEARVLGARSQVVEARTLKVLDASPLRRTPPCTVADRCGGCTLQHLPHADQLTLKQQALAEQFQRLAGVQPLVWAAPLVGPEFGYRRRARVAVRWDERQNRLEVGFRAEASQDIVTPDDCLVLVPELQVLLRALPGVLGSLERPQAIGHVELFQGTATALLVRHTQALLPGDQVRLREFCAAAQVQLWWQGKGEPEPDQVDAVLGYQLAPWALTLAYRPGDFVQVNAPINEAMVAQALDWLAPTADDRVLDLFSGLGNFALPLARQAAAVTGIEGVAAMTSRAIQNARDNGIGNAHFLQVDLSNPLPADLGTHSLALLDPPRDGALEVVRQLRGLGIGRLVYVSCNPSTLARDAGELVRQGYRMTRAGILDMFPQTAHVEAMVLFEAGGMPG, encoded by the coding sequence ATGACCCGCGCTAAGCGAGGCGGTGGCGGCCTGCGTTTCCAGCCGGCCGGCGGAGCGCGTTCGGTCGCGGTACCCACCGGCAAGCGCCAGGTGCTGGGCATCGATCGTCTGTCCAATGACGGCCGTGGCATCGGTCACGAAGGCGGGCGGACCTGGTTCGTCGCCGGTGCCCTGCCGGGCGAGCGCGTCGAGGCACGGGTGCTCGGTGCCCGCAGCCAGGTGGTCGAGGCCCGTACCCTGAAGGTGCTGGACGCCAGCCCGTTGCGGCGCACCCCGCCCTGTACCGTGGCCGACCGTTGTGGCGGTTGCACCTTGCAGCACCTGCCCCATGCCGATCAGCTGACCCTCAAGCAGCAGGCGCTGGCAGAGCAGTTCCAGCGCCTGGCGGGGGTCCAGCCGCTGGTCTGGGCTGCGCCTTTGGTGGGCCCCGAATTCGGCTATCGCCGGCGCGCCCGGGTCGCGGTGCGCTGGGATGAGCGGCAGAATCGGCTGGAAGTGGGGTTTCGCGCCGAAGCCAGTCAGGACATCGTCACGCCCGACGACTGCCTGGTGCTGGTGCCCGAGCTGCAGGTCCTCTTACGGGCGCTGCCGGGCGTGCTGGGGAGCCTGGAACGGCCCCAGGCCATCGGCCATGTCGAGCTTTTCCAGGGCACGGCGACGGCGCTGCTGGTCCGCCATACCCAGGCGCTGCTGCCGGGCGATCAGGTTCGTCTGCGCGAGTTCTGCGCCGCTGCGCAGGTACAGCTCTGGTGGCAGGGCAAGGGTGAGCCCGAGCCGGATCAGGTCGATGCCGTTCTGGGTTACCAGCTGGCGCCGTGGGCGTTGACCCTTGCCTATCGGCCAGGGGATTTCGTTCAGGTCAATGCGCCCATCAACGAGGCCATGGTGGCCCAGGCCCTGGACTGGCTGGCGCCAACGGCTGACGACCGGGTGCTCGACCTGTTCTCCGGCCTGGGCAACTTCGCCTTGCCGCTGGCGCGACAGGCGGCTGCGGTCACCGGCATCGAAGGTGTCGCGGCGATGACATCCCGGGCAATACAAAATGCACGTGACAACGGCATCGGCAACGCGCACTTTCTACAGGTGGACCTGTCGAACCCGCTACCCGCCGATCTGGGTACCCATTCGCTGGCCCTGCTGGATCCACCGCGCGACGGTGCGCTGGAGGTGGTCCGGCAGCTCAGGGGCCTGGGCATAGGGCGGCTGGTCTATGTGTCCTGCAATCCGTCCACCCTGGCACGGGATGCGGGAGAGCTGGTGCGACAGGGCTATCGCATGACACGAGCGGGCATTCTCGACATGTTTCCGCAGACCGCCCATGTGGAAGCCATGGTGTTGTTCGAAGCGGGCGGGATGCCCGGGTAA
- the cysM gene encoding cysteine synthase CysM, producing the protein MSLHYPTIADCIGNTPLVRLQRLAGDTRSTVLLKLEGNNPAGSVKDRPALSMIRQAESRGDIQPGDTLIEATSGNTGIALAMAAAIMGYRMILIMPDNSSAERKAAMTAYGAELILVSKEDGMEGARDLATRMQAEGRGKVLDQFGNGDNPVAHYLGTGPEIWRQTHGSITHFVSSMGTTGTIMGTSRYLKEQNPKVQIVGLQPEEGAAIPGIRRWPEAYLPKIYESSRVDRIIDMGQQEAEDTMRRLAREEGIFCGVSSGGSVAGALRIAREVDNAVIVAIICDRGDRYLSTGVYDPR; encoded by the coding sequence ATGAGTCTGCACTATCCCACCATCGCCGATTGCATCGGTAACACGCCGCTGGTGCGCCTGCAGCGCCTGGCCGGCGACACCCGCAGTACCGTGCTGCTCAAGCTGGAAGGCAACAACCCTGCCGGCTCGGTCAAGGATCGCCCGGCGCTGTCGATGATCCGGCAGGCCGAGTCCCGCGGCGATATCCAGCCGGGGGATACCCTCATTGAGGCCACCTCCGGCAACACCGGGATCGCCCTGGCCATGGCCGCCGCCATCATGGGCTATCGCATGATCCTGATCATGCCCGACAACTCCAGTGCCGAACGCAAGGCGGCCATGACCGCCTATGGCGCCGAGCTGATCCTGGTCAGCAAGGAAGACGGCATGGAAGGCGCGCGGGATCTGGCTACCCGCATGCAGGCCGAAGGCCGCGGCAAGGTGCTCGACCAGTTCGGTAATGGCGACAACCCCGTTGCCCACTACCTGGGTACCGGTCCGGAGATCTGGCGCCAGACCCATGGCAGCATCACCCACTTCGTCAGCTCCATGGGCACCACCGGGACCATCATGGGCACCTCGCGCTACCTCAAGGAGCAGAATCCCAAGGTGCAGATCGTCGGGCTGCAGCCGGAGGAGGGTGCGGCCATTCCCGGCATCCGCCGCTGGCCGGAGGCCTATCTGCCCAAGATCTACGAATCCAGCCGCGTGGATCGCATCATCGACATGGGCCAGCAGGAAGCCGAAGACACCATGCGCCGACTGGCGCGGGAAGAAGGCATCTTCTGCGGCGTGTCTTCCGGCGGTTCGGTGGCGGGCGCCCTGCGTATCGCTCGGGAAGTGGACAATGCGGTGATCGTCGCGATCATCTGTGACCGAGGCGATCGCTACCTGTCGACCGGCGTCTATGACCCGCGCTAA
- a CDS encoding alpha/beta hydrolase yields the protein MKKSCSLMLAGALLLGAGWMAPTQAQETKQATLVERGSMYYSFETHLLESADGKRRYRVYIGIPKQPAPMMGYPALFLLDGETALAQLQDVWLSPHKLKSPPVLVAIGYADAADAMQERTYDYTPAVNGGRNRDDARKEWPTGGSRAFLDLIEQRIKPLLTQSVPFDPNRQTLWGHGYGGLFVLDTLFRQPQAFQRYVASDVAYGWQQGYILKRAQEFQGVGGARPVQLSLFSGTEDMTRKVAPEAAKRLAERLAGLPGLEVTPQLRPNLGPEAILSLSLPAALELASDGAAAPRP from the coding sequence TTGAAGAAGAGTTGCAGTCTGATGCTGGCGGGTGCCCTGTTGCTGGGGGCCGGCTGGATGGCACCGACCCAGGCCCAGGAAACGAAGCAGGCCACCCTGGTGGAGCGGGGGTCGATGTACTACAGCTTCGAGACGCACCTGCTCGAGTCGGCGGACGGCAAGCGGCGCTATCGGGTCTATATCGGCATCCCCAAGCAACCGGCACCCATGATGGGCTATCCCGCGCTGTTCCTGCTCGACGGCGAGACGGCCCTGGCGCAGCTCCAGGATGTCTGGCTGTCGCCGCATAAACTGAAGAGTCCCCCGGTTCTGGTCGCCATTGGCTATGCCGACGCGGCGGATGCCATGCAGGAGCGCACCTACGACTACACCCCGGCGGTCAATGGCGGGCGCAATCGTGACGATGCACGCAAGGAGTGGCCAACCGGCGGCTCGCGGGCCTTTCTTGATCTGATCGAACAGCGCATCAAGCCGTTGCTGACCCAGAGCGTGCCGTTCGATCCCAATCGCCAGACCCTCTGGGGGCATGGCTATGGTGGCCTGTTCGTGCTCGATACGCTCTTCAGGCAACCCCAGGCCTTCCAGCGTTATGTCGCGAGCGACGTGGCCTATGGCTGGCAGCAGGGCTACATCCTCAAGCGGGCCCAGGAGTTCCAGGGGGTGGGTGGTGCCCGTCCCGTGCAACTCTCGCTGTTTTCCGGCACCGAGGACATGACCCGCAAGGTCGCGCCCGAGGCCGCCAAACGACTGGCCGAACGGCTGGCGGGGCTGCCCGGGCTGGAAGTGACGCCCCAGCTGCGGCCCAACTTGGGGCCGGAAGCCATCCTGTCGCTGAGCCTGCCGGCCGCCCTTGAGCTGGCCAGCGACGGTGCCGCTGCACCGCGACCCTAG